A single genomic interval of Croceibacter atlanticus HTCC2559 harbors:
- the hisA gene encoding 1-(5-phosphoribosyl)-5-[(5-phosphoribosylamino)methylideneamino]imidazole-4-carboxamide isomerase, whose amino-acid sequence MRIIPAIDIIEGKCVRLSKGDYSTKKIYSEDPLDMAKRFEDHGIKYLHLVDLDGAKSKHIVNHKVLENIATNTSLQIDFGGGLKTDDDLRIAFESGAKQITGGSIAVKNPETFSSWINTYGADKIILGADAMDEKIAVSGWLEESDKALIPFINEYQNKGIAYVICTDISKDGMLEGPAFNLYKRILNETENDLKLIASGGISTFDELPKLAEIGCEGTIIGKAIYENRISLKQLESFILNSN is encoded by the coding sequence ATGCGAATTATTCCAGCAATAGATATTATAGAAGGTAAATGCGTAAGATTGAGTAAAGGCGACTACTCTACTAAAAAAATTTACAGTGAAGATCCTTTAGACATGGCAAAACGATTTGAGGATCACGGCATTAAATATTTGCATTTGGTAGATTTAGATGGTGCAAAATCTAAGCATATTGTTAATCACAAAGTTTTAGAAAATATTGCCACAAACACCTCTTTACAGATTGATTTTGGTGGTGGTCTAAAAACCGATGACGATTTGAGAATTGCTTTTGAAAGTGGTGCAAAACAAATTACTGGAGGTAGTATTGCCGTTAAAAACCCTGAAACATTTTCGTCTTGGATAAATACCTACGGTGCAGATAAAATTATTTTAGGTGCAGATGCCATGGATGAAAAGATTGCAGTTTCTGGCTGGTTAGAAGAAAGTGACAAAGCTTTAATTCCTTTTATAAATGAGTATCAAAATAAAGGCATAGCCTATGTAATTTGTACAGATATTTCTAAAGATGGTATGCTTGAAGGACCAGCATTTAATTTATATAAGCGTATTTTAAATGAAACCGAAAATGATCTTAAACTCATAGCGTCAGGAGGAATCTCAACATTTGATGAACTTCCAAAATTAGCCGAAATTGGTTGTGAGGGCACTATAATTGGTAAAGCAATTTATGAGAATAGAATCTCTTTAAAGCAACTTGAATCCTTCATTTTAAATTCAAATTAA
- the pxpB gene encoding 5-oxoprolinase subunit PxpB yields MGIENILIKQYSQRSILLTFEQPADENLLKKLVRCRQIINEKYFKSILYINLGYNSLLINYVSTIDKFYSLKNTLLELISEAKLSGASQQHKILLPVCYDESFGLDLEELSEHTNLSIKEIIKRHSSTEYLICFLGFLPGFPYLLNLDSSLYCPRKSSPRQNVLKGSVGIAGQQTGIYPQESPGGWQIIGNCPISIFGNYWQNYSPFSIGDKLQFYSVSLDEYHQIKHDFETHNFNLKKEKVG; encoded by the coding sequence ATGGGCATTGAAAATATTCTTATAAAACAGTATTCTCAACGTTCAATATTACTTACTTTTGAACAACCTGCAGATGAAAACCTGCTTAAAAAGCTTGTTAGATGTAGGCAAATTATCAATGAAAAATATTTTAAATCTATACTTTATATAAATTTAGGATATAACTCATTATTAATAAATTATGTATCGACTATAGATAAGTTCTATAGTCTTAAAAATACGCTTTTAGAGCTAATAAGTGAAGCTAAGCTTAGTGGTGCCTCACAACAACATAAGATTTTGTTGCCAGTATGTTATGATGAGAGTTTTGGACTAGATTTAGAAGAGCTTTCAGAACACACAAATTTGTCTATTAAGGAAATTATTAAGCGACATTCTTCTACTGAGTATTTGATTTGCTTTTTAGGTTTTTTACCAGGCTTTCCTTACTTACTAAATTTAGACAGCTCTTTATATTGCCCTAGAAAATCTTCTCCTAGGCAAAACGTGTTAAAAGGTTCAGTAGGTATTGCAGGACAACAAACCGGAATTTATCCACAAGAATCTCCTGGCGGTTGGCAAATTATAGGGAACTGCCCAATAAGTATATTTGGGAATTATTGGCAAAATTACTCTCCATTTTCTATCGGTGATAAATTACAGTTTTACAGTGTAAGTTTAGATGAATATCATCAAATAAAACACGATTTTGAGACGCATAATTTTAATCTTAAAAAAGAAAAAGTTGGCTAA
- a CDS encoding aldehyde dehydrogenase: MNITNVVDAQKQYFKTGATLPISFRLAALKKLRKEITAQENAICEALHLDFKKPYFEAVITETSIILKELDEFISNLKSWSKTEKVTSSLLNFPSSAYIYKEPYGNTLVISPWNYPFQLAIAPLIGAVAAGNTVILKPSELTLHTANILSSIIAKVFDKGHVTVVQGDKDVSQELLSKVWDYVFFTGSVRVGTIVAKACAEHLTPVTLELGGKNPCIVHESAKIATTARRLVWGKFINAGQTCIAPDYILVHTSIKKVLVTALKKEIEAFYGSDPEQSPDFARISHKGNFERLSKMLKDSKLICGGTTNEEDLYISPTLLDEPALNSNAMETEIFGPILPIISYTTEEDIHKYVSHYHKPLSFYVFAEQKAFADKLLKKYSFGGGVKNDSIVHFVNKNLPFGGVGQSGMGAYHGKRSFETFSHKKSVVKRGTWIDIPLKYAPYKNKLKWIKSVLKWT; this comes from the coding sequence ATGAATATTACCAACGTTGTAGACGCACAAAAACAGTATTTTAAAACTGGAGCAACACTTCCTATTTCCTTCAGGTTAGCTGCATTAAAGAAGTTGCGCAAAGAAATAACTGCTCAAGAAAACGCCATCTGTGAAGCGTTACACTTAGATTTTAAAAAGCCATATTTTGAAGCAGTAATTACTGAAACCTCTATCATACTAAAAGAGCTAGATGAATTTATAAGTAATTTAAAATCTTGGAGTAAAACAGAAAAGGTAACATCTTCCCTACTTAACTTTCCGTCTTCAGCTTATATTTATAAAGAGCCATATGGCAACACATTAGTTATCTCACCTTGGAATTATCCTTTTCAACTAGCCATTGCGCCATTAATTGGTGCTGTTGCTGCAGGAAACACCGTTATCTTAAAGCCTAGCGAACTTACACTACATACTGCTAATATTCTTTCTAGTATTATAGCTAAAGTGTTTGATAAAGGGCACGTAACTGTTGTACAAGGCGATAAAGATGTATCACAAGAATTACTTTCTAAAGTTTGGGATTATGTATTTTTTACTGGTAGTGTTAGAGTAGGAACTATTGTTGCTAAAGCTTGTGCAGAGCATTTAACACCTGTCACTTTAGAGTTAGGTGGTAAAAATCCCTGCATAGTTCATGAAAGTGCTAAGATAGCAACGACAGCAAGGCGATTGGTTTGGGGTAAATTTATTAACGCAGGCCAAACCTGTATTGCTCCAGACTATATTTTAGTACATACAAGTATTAAAAAAGTATTAGTTACGGCACTTAAAAAAGAAATTGAAGCGTTTTATGGCAGTGATCCAGAGCAATCTCCAGATTTTGCTAGAATTAGCCACAAAGGAAACTTTGAGCGTCTTAGCAAGATGCTTAAAGACTCAAAACTAATTTGTGGTGGCACAACCAATGAAGAAGATTTATACATTAGTCCTACACTTTTAGATGAACCAGCATTGAACAGTAATGCTATGGAGACTGAAATTTTTGGTCCTATACTTCCTATTATATCTTATACTACAGAAGAAGATATACACAAGTATGTATCTCATTACCACAAACCCTTATCGTTTTATGTCTTTGCAGAACAAAAAGCTTTTGCTGATAAATTATTAAAAAAATATAGTTTTGGTGGTGGTGTTAAAAATGACAGCATTGTTCACTTTGTAAATAAAAATTTACCCTTTGGAGGCGTTGGTCAAAGTGGTATGGGAGCTTATCACGGCAAGCGTTCTTTTGAAACATTTTCTCACAAAAAATCTGTAGTTAAAAGAGGAACTTGGATAGACATCCCTTTAAAATACGCACCTTACAAGAATAAATTAAAATGGATTAAAAGTGTATTAAAATGGACATAA
- a CDS encoding 5-oxoprolinase subunit C family protein has product MRRIILILKKKKLAKLSVISSGIYSSIQDLGRYNFTHLGVPISGVLDTYSAQFANLLLGNTATDAVIEITFSGATFLFNAPTQIVISGARTTVKVNDKSFNQDQVISVKKNDVLKIGKCTLGFRTYLAIKDGFKTKEFLGSRSFYKPVSELSTLSDNDELEYNDYTTQETVQQSSVKFQESYLSKTTIKVYKGVEFDLLTDSVKAKLVNQLTISAASNRMAYQFDETIQCSVSDILTGPVLPGTVQLTPSGKLIVLMRDCQTTGGYARVLQVSENGLNCLAQKPLGSKIKFQIVDF; this is encoded by the coding sequence TTGAGACGCATAATTTTAATCTTAAAAAAGAAAAAGTTGGCTAAACTAAGTGTTATTTCATCTGGTATTTATAGTTCTATTCAGGATTTAGGACGTTATAATTTTACACATTTAGGCGTCCCAATAAGTGGTGTTTTAGATACATATTCTGCTCAATTTGCAAACTTACTTTTAGGTAATACAGCAACAGATGCTGTAATCGAAATAACCTTTTCTGGTGCTACTTTTTTATTTAACGCACCAACTCAAATTGTAATTTCAGGAGCAAGAACAACCGTTAAAGTAAATGATAAGAGTTTTAATCAAGATCAAGTAATTTCAGTAAAAAAGAATGATGTCTTAAAAATTGGCAAATGTACATTGGGGTTTAGAACTTACTTAGCTATTAAAGATGGTTTCAAAACCAAGGAGTTTTTAGGTAGTCGTAGTTTTTATAAACCTGTTAGTGAATTGTCAACGTTAAGTGACAATGATGAGTTAGAATATAACGATTATACAACTCAAGAGACTGTACAACAATCTTCTGTTAAGTTTCAAGAATCTTATTTGTCTAAAACAACTATAAAAGTTTATAAAGGTGTAGAGTTTGATTTGCTTACAGATAGCGTTAAAGCGAAGTTAGTTAATCAATTAACTATAAGTGCTGCAAGTAACAGAATGGCATATCAATTTGATGAAACAATACAATGTTCTGTTTCAGATATTTTAACGGGACCTGTTTTACCCGGAACAGTGCAGCTTACACCAAGTGGAAAATTAATTGTGCTAATGAGAGATTGTCAAACTACTGGTGGTTATGCTAGAGTATTGCAAGTATCTGAAAATGGATTAAATTGCTTAGCTCAAAAGCCCTTAGGTAGTAAGATAAAGTTTCAGATTGTAGACTTTTAA
- a CDS encoding TIGR00266 family protein, with protein MNAHEIDYHIYGEEMQYVEIELDPQEGVIAEAGSFMMMDSGIKMDTIFGDGSEQNKGFLKSILGAGKRLLTGESLFMTAFYHAETAGKKRLSFASPYPGKILPIDLSRFGNKFICQKDAFLCAAKGVSVGVEFSKKLGRGFFGGEGFIMQKLEGVGMAFVHAGGTTAQKELAPGETLKVDTGCIIGFTKDVNYDVEFVGGIKNSLFGGEGLFFATLTGPGTVYVQSLPFSRLASRVWAAAPQGGGKDKGEGSILGGLGNLIDGDNRF; from the coding sequence ATGAATGCACATGAAATAGACTACCATATTTACGGTGAAGAAATGCAATATGTCGAAATAGAGTTAGACCCTCAAGAAGGTGTAATTGCAGAAGCCGGTAGTTTTATGATGATGGATAGCGGTATTAAAATGGATACCATTTTCGGTGATGGCTCTGAACAAAACAAAGGATTTTTAAAAAGTATTTTGGGAGCAGGAAAGCGCCTACTTACTGGAGAAAGTCTTTTTATGACTGCTTTTTATCATGCAGAAACTGCTGGAAAAAAACGCTTAAGTTTTGCATCTCCTTATCCCGGAAAAATATTACCTATAGACCTTAGCCGTTTTGGCAATAAATTTATTTGCCAGAAAGATGCATTCTTATGTGCGGCTAAAGGTGTTAGTGTAGGAGTGGAGTTTAGTAAAAAACTAGGAAGAGGATTTTTTGGTGGCGAAGGTTTTATTATGCAAAAATTAGAAGGTGTTGGTATGGCCTTTGTCCACGCAGGAGGAACTACTGCTCAAAAAGAACTAGCGCCAGGAGAAACTCTTAAGGTAGATACAGGTTGTATTATTGGCTTTACTAAAGATGTAAATTACGATGTCGAGTTTGTAGGCGGAATAAAAAACTCATTATTTGGTGGCGAAGGTTTATTTTTTGCAACACTTACAGGTCCTGGAACTGTGTATGTACAATCTTTACCATTTAGTAGGCTTGCAAGTAGAGTATGGGCTGCAGCACCACAAGGTGGCGGTAAAGATAAAGGAGAAGGAAGTATACTTGGTGGTTTAGGTAACTTGATAGATGGTGACAACAGATTTTAA
- the hisIE gene encoding bifunctional phosphoribosyl-AMP cyclohydrolase/phosphoribosyl-ATP diphosphatase HisIE, with amino-acid sequence MTINFDKYTNGLVPAIIQDSETKNVLMLGYMNDEAVLKTQELKQVTFFSRSKQRLWTKGEESGNVLELVSIKVDCDQDALLIQAKPKGPTCHKGNDTCWNEKNVQNFGFLSELETIISERKEISEVAPEQRGKDAKSYVVSLFDEGINKIAQKVGEEAVETVIEAKDDNDDLFLNESADLLFHYLILLKAKGFSLKDIEAVLKGRH; translated from the coding sequence ATGACAATTAATTTTGATAAATATACAAACGGTTTGGTTCCAGCAATTATACAAGATTCTGAAACTAAGAATGTGTTAATGCTTGGTTATATGAATGATGAAGCAGTATTAAAGACACAAGAACTAAAGCAGGTTACTTTTTTTAGCCGAAGCAAACAACGTCTTTGGACAAAAGGCGAAGAAAGTGGTAATGTTTTAGAATTGGTTTCTATTAAAGTAGATTGTGATCAAGATGCATTGTTAATTCAGGCAAAACCTAAAGGGCCAACGTGCCATAAAGGAAATGATACTTGCTGGAATGAGAAGAATGTTCAGAATTTTGGATTTCTTTCAGAATTAGAAACTATAATAAGTGAACGTAAAGAAATTTCAGAAGTTGCTCCAGAACAACGTGGTAAAGATGCTAAGAGTTATGTGGTTTCATTATTTGATGAAGGTATAAATAAGATAGCTCAAAAAGTAGGCGAAGAAGCTGTTGAAACGGTAATTGAAGCCAAAGATGATAACGACGACTTATTTCTAAATGAAAGCGCAGATTTATTATTCCACTATTTAATTCTCTTAAAAGCTAAAGGATTTAGCTTAAAGGATATCGAGGCTGTACTAAAAGGCAGACACTAA
- a CDS encoding LamB/YcsF family protein — protein MKTIDINCDLGEGGLYDHKLMPLITSCSIACGGHFGNIDTMNSAVVLAKQHQVKIGAHPSYPDHQNFGRVSLKDMPKQDLKDSLLNQLHTLNDIASFHNYPLTHIKPHGALYNDANVDEPIAKLIIETVQEFNSEIPIFVAPESIISKIVKGKIDMITEGFADRSYNTDYTLKSRKLDGAVLKLKEEVLRHVLQILKYNRVEVSKDSFIPITIETLCMHSDTENSVKLLDDLHKFLIENSIKIEPYGH, from the coding sequence ATGAAAACAATAGATATTAATTGTGACTTGGGAGAAGGTGGTTTGTATGATCATAAACTTATGCCATTAATTACGTCTTGCAGTATTGCATGTGGAGGTCATTTTGGTAATATAGATACTATGAACTCTGCTGTAGTTTTGGCCAAGCAACATCAGGTTAAAATTGGAGCACATCCTTCTTATCCAGATCATCAAAATTTTGGTCGGGTATCACTTAAAGACATGCCAAAGCAAGACCTTAAAGACTCTCTCCTAAATCAGCTCCATACATTAAATGATATTGCTAGTTTTCACAACTATCCATTAACTCATATAAAACCTCACGGAGCACTTTACAATGATGCTAATGTGGATGAGCCAATAGCAAAGTTAATTATTGAAACAGTCCAAGAGTTTAACTCTGAAATTCCAATTTTTGTTGCACCAGAATCTATTATATCAAAAATAGTTAAGGGAAAAATTGATATGATTACAGAAGGTTTCGCAGATAGATCTTATAATACAGATTATACTTTAAAATCAAGAAAATTAGATGGTGCAGTTTTAAAATTGAAAGAAGAGGTGTTGCGTCATGTATTGCAAATTTTAAAATACAATAGAGTAGAAGTGTCAAAAGATTCATTTATTCCAATTACAATTGAAACGCTTTGTATGCATAGTGATACTGAAAACTCAGTTAAGTTACTTGATGATTTGCATAAATTTCTAATAGAAAATTCAATTAAAATTGAACCTTATGGGCATTGA
- a CDS encoding DUF2141 domain-containing protein yields MKTLAFAIVLLVFGNICSAQNETTNLEVTINNVKNDNGVVLVALHSEDTFMKLKPVKSLQAKIVDGHIKATFTGIAKGEYAVLAIHDENENGTMDFNTNGMPKESYGASNNDMSFGPPVWSDSKFIVGEENQSIAIRF; encoded by the coding sequence ATGAAAACTCTTGCATTTGCTATTGTATTACTAGTATTCGGAAATATTTGTTCTGCTCAAAACGAAACTACCAATTTAGAAGTTACTATTAACAACGTTAAAAATGACAATGGTGTGGTTTTAGTTGCGCTTCATAGTGAAGACACTTTTATGAAATTAAAGCCTGTAAAATCGCTTCAAGCTAAGATTGTAGATGGTCACATTAAAGCTACGTTTACTGGTATTGCTAAAGGTGAATATGCTGTTTTAGCTATTCATGATGAAAATGAAAATGGGACTATGGATTTTAATACAAACGGAATGCCTAAAGAAAGTTATGGCGCATCTAACAACGACATGTCTTTTGGTCCTCCAGTTTGGTCAGATTCTAAGTTTATTGTTGGAGAAGAGAATCAATCAATTGCAATTCGATTTTAA
- the hisF gene encoding imidazole glycerol phosphate synthase subunit HisF: MLTKRIIPCLDIKDGRTVKGVNFVGLRDAGDPVELAKRYAIEGADELVFLDISATEEKRKTLAKLVLQVAEQVNIPFTVGGGISSVEDVDILLQNGADKVSINSSAVKNPQLINDLSAKFGSQCVTVAIDAKQVNGEWMVHLVGGKVPTELNLFTWAKEVEQRGAGEILFTSMNNDGTKDGFANEALRKLSEELTIPIIASGGAGSIQHFKDTFHLGKSDAALAASVFHFKEIEIVDLKKALQADNIAVRL, translated from the coding sequence TTGTTAACAAAACGAATAATTCCTTGCTTAGATATAAAAGATGGCCGCACTGTAAAAGGTGTTAATTTTGTTGGGCTACGAGATGCCGGAGATCCTGTTGAGCTCGCGAAACGCTATGCTATTGAAGGTGCAGATGAATTGGTATTTCTAGATATTTCTGCTACAGAAGAAAAACGAAAAACATTGGCTAAGCTTGTCCTTCAAGTTGCAGAACAAGTAAATATACCTTTTACTGTTGGTGGTGGCATCTCAAGTGTTGAAGATGTAGATATCCTGCTTCAAAATGGCGCAGATAAAGTTTCAATTAATTCATCGGCAGTTAAAAATCCGCAGTTAATAAATGACTTATCGGCTAAATTTGGGAGTCAATGTGTAACAGTAGCTATTGATGCTAAACAAGTTAATGGCGAATGGATGGTGCACCTAGTTGGTGGTAAAGTACCTACAGAACTCAATTTATTTACTTGGGCTAAAGAGGTAGAACAGCGCGGTGCTGGTGAGATTTTATTTACCTCAATGAATAACGATGGTACAAAAGATGGTTTTGCTAATGAAGCGTTACGTAAGCTTTCAGAAGAATTAACTATACCTATTATTGCATCTGGTGGTGCAGGAAGTATTCAGCATTTTAAAGACACCTTTCACTTAGGGAAAAGTGATGCAGCATTAGCAGCAAGCGTATTTCACTTTAAAGAGATTGAAATTGTTGATTTAAAGAAAGCCTTACAGGCCGATAATATTGCTGTAAGACTCTAA
- a CDS encoding TIGR01777 family oxidoreductase, which produces MKLLITGATGLIGTHVTAVCHERGYTVNYLTTDKDKIENKPNYKGFYWNPREGEIDVSCFEGVDAIINLVGANIAKRWTESYKKVIIKSRTETAELLLKSLSQREHNVKHIVSASGISIYPSSLTKFYTEEHKEVDDTFIADVVVKWEAAIDAFETIGIDVAKLRIGLVLAEEDGALPKLAQPVKLGVGAPLGSGKQWQSWIHIDDLARMFVHVVDQHLDGVYNAATSKPQTNKEITQYIAETLNKPLWLPNIPKPVIKLMLGEMATVVLGSQMASNHKIASTGFVYEYHHIKLALEDLLKN; this is translated from the coding sequence ATGAAATTATTAATTACAGGCGCTACAGGATTAATCGGAACACATGTTACAGCCGTTTGTCATGAGCGTGGTTATACTGTAAATTATCTTACAACAGATAAGGACAAAATTGAAAATAAGCCTAACTATAAGGGATTTTACTGGAATCCTAGGGAAGGTGAAATAGATGTTTCTTGTTTTGAAGGTGTAGACGCTATAATTAACTTAGTTGGGGCCAATATTGCAAAGCGTTGGACAGAGTCTTACAAAAAAGTGATTATAAAAAGTAGAACTGAAACTGCAGAACTTCTTTTAAAATCTTTATCTCAGCGTGAGCATAACGTTAAGCATATTGTGTCGGCTAGTGGTATAAGTATTTATCCAAGTTCTCTCACCAAATTTTATACAGAAGAGCATAAAGAAGTTGATGATACTTTTATTGCAGATGTTGTTGTTAAATGGGAAGCTGCTATTGATGCTTTTGAAACCATAGGTATAGATGTAGCAAAACTGAGAATAGGGTTAGTATTAGCCGAAGAAGATGGTGCATTGCCTAAATTAGCACAGCCTGTTAAACTTGGTGTTGGTGCTCCTCTTGGTAGTGGGAAACAGTGGCAATCTTGGATTCATATAGACGATTTAGCGAGAATGTTTGTACACGTTGTAGACCAACATTTAGATGGTGTTTATAATGCAGCTACATCTAAACCACAGACAAATAAGGAGATTACACAGTATATTGCAGAAACCCTTAACAAACCACTTTGGCTACCAAATATTCCAAAACCTGTTATAAAATTAATGTTGGGTGAAATGGCTACCGTAGTTTTAGGCAGCCAAATGGCTAGCAATCACAAAATAGCTTCAACTGGTTTTGTTTATGAATACCATCACATTAAATTAGCTCTGGAAGACTTACTTAAAAATTAG
- a CDS encoding Nramp family divalent metal transporter, with amino-acid sequence MKKFLDNIGPSVVLTAAFIGPGTITVCTLAGVNFGFSLLWALLIAIFTCIILQGMTTRLGIVTQRGLSDVIKDQLKSPYVKWPVIVLIFSAIVIGNAAYEAGNISGASLGLQGIFPSLVSDSFNKGALLIGIIAFVLLYFGNNKLLERTLIALVVIMSISFIIAMVITGPNLIDVLKGLLVPNLTSDNILTVVALLGTTVVPYNIFLHTSLVSEKWKDTTSLSWARKELIVAVLVGGVVSMSILICAASSGLTKVNAVTDLAEGLAPLFSSFASLVVNIGLIAAGITSAITAPLAAAYVAKGCFGWEKAQTSYKFRLVWMFILLTGIFCSSLKINPIEIIKFAQITNGIVLPLVAILLLWLVNNKSLLGSYRNNALQNILGVLIVGLTVVLGVKSILKVIEVL; translated from the coding sequence ATGAAAAAATTCCTAGATAACATAGGTCCTTCAGTTGTATTAACCGCTGCATTTATTGGTCCTGGCACAATTACAGTATGTACATTGGCTGGTGTTAATTTTGGATTTTCATTATTATGGGCTTTATTAATAGCAATTTTCACGTGTATTATATTACAAGGTATGACTACACGGTTAGGGATAGTTACGCAACGTGGTTTATCTGATGTAATAAAAGATCAACTCAAGTCTCCTTATGTAAAATGGCCTGTTATAGTCCTCATTTTTTCTGCAATAGTAATAGGAAATGCAGCTTATGAGGCTGGTAATATTAGTGGTGCTTCACTAGGGTTACAAGGTATTTTTCCTTCCTTAGTTTCAGATAGCTTTAATAAAGGAGCTTTACTTATAGGTATCATAGCTTTTGTATTGCTTTATTTCGGAAACAATAAGCTGTTGGAGCGCACCTTAATTGCGTTGGTGGTAATTATGAGTATTTCATTTATTATCGCTATGGTAATTACAGGACCTAATCTTATTGATGTTTTAAAAGGGCTTTTAGTGCCAAATTTAACTTCAGACAATATTTTAACTGTTGTCGCTTTGTTGGGCACCACTGTAGTACCTTATAATATCTTTTTACACACTTCTTTAGTTTCAGAAAAATGGAAAGACACAACATCGCTTTCTTGGGCTAGAAAAGAATTAATTGTAGCCGTCTTGGTTGGTGGCGTGGTTTCTATGTCTATATTAATTTGCGCAGCATCTTCAGGGCTTACAAAGGTAAATGCAGTGACAGATTTAGCAGAAGGCCTAGCGCCTTTATTTTCAAGCTTTGCATCATTAGTTGTAAATATTGGTTTAATTGCTGCAGGTATAACATCTGCAATTACTGCACCGCTTGCGGCAGCCTACGTAGCAAAAGGTTGTTTTGGTTGGGAAAAAGCACAAACATCCTATAAGTTTAGATTGGTCTGGATGTTTATTTTGCTTACAGGTATATTTTGTTCGTCATTAAAGATAAATCCTATCGAAATTATAAAGTTTGCACAAATAACCAATGGTATAGTGCTTCCGTTGGTAGCCATTCTCTTATTATGGTTGGTAAATAATAAATCTTTATTGGGATCTTATAGAAATAATGCTTTACAGAATATTTTAGGGGTATTAATAGTAGGATTAACTGTTGTTTTGGGAGTTAAGTCTATACTTAAAGTTATTGAGGTGTTATGA
- a CDS encoding hydrogen peroxide-inducible genes activator — protein sequence MTITQLNYVLAVAEHQNFTKAAQKVFVTQPTLSMQIQKLEDELDIQIFDRGKKPIELTDVGRKIVAQARNIVNESDRIKDIVDQQKGYIGGEFKIGVIPTIMPTLLPMFLSNFTKKYPKVKLSIEELHTEAIIEQLKEGHIDAAIAATPLEDEEIKERVLYFEPFVGYVPNNHRLQGKTKIDPTDLDVEDILLLQDGHCFKDGILNLCKMADRYEEDRFSLQSGSFETLIKLSNEGLGMTLLPYLHTLDLRDQDKSHLRMFTDPIPAREVSIIYHKSELKMQIIEALQSVIAGVVKGAITFQNVQIISPISK from the coding sequence ATGACAATTACCCAACTTAATTATGTGCTTGCTGTTGCAGAACATCAAAACTTCACAAAAGCTGCACAAAAAGTATTTGTAACACAACCAACGTTGAGTATGCAAATACAAAAGCTTGAAGATGAACTGGATATTCAAATTTTTGACAGAGGTAAAAAACCAATCGAATTAACCGATGTGGGAAGAAAGATCGTAGCTCAAGCTAGAAATATAGTTAATGAGAGTGATCGTATTAAAGATATTGTAGACCAACAAAAAGGTTACATTGGCGGCGAATTTAAAATTGGGGTAATTCCTACAATTATGCCTACACTATTACCTATGTTCCTTAGCAATTTTACTAAGAAATATCCTAAAGTAAAACTCTCTATTGAAGAGTTGCATACAGAAGCTATAATTGAGCAATTAAAAGAAGGACATATAGATGCTGCAATAGCTGCAACACCATTAGAAGATGAAGAAATTAAGGAACGAGTTTTATACTTTGAACCATTTGTAGGTTATGTTCCTAACAACCATAGATTACAGGGAAAAACTAAAATTGATCCTACAGATTTAGATGTTGAAGATATCTTATTATTACAAGATGGTCATTGTTTTAAGGATGGTATTTTAAACCTGTGTAAGATGGCAGATAGGTATGAGGAAGACCGTTTTAGCTTACAAAGCGGTAGTTTTGAAACGTTAATAAAACTTTCTAATGAAGGTTTGGGTATGACGTTATTGCCTTACCTACATACTTTAGATTTAAGGGACCAAGACAAGTCTCATTTAAGAATGTTCACAGATCCTATTCCGGCTAGAGAGGTAAGTATTATATATCATAAGAGTGAACTTAAAATGCAAATAATTGAAGCATTACAATCTGTAATTGCAGGTGTTGTAAAAGGTGCAATTACATTTCAAAATGTTCAGATAATAAGTCCTATATCTAAATAA